Genomic DNA from Urocitellus parryii isolate mUroPar1 chromosome 5, mUroPar1.hap1, whole genome shotgun sequence:
aaaaattcatcttttcTTTGCCATCCAATGTATATATTGATGCAAATCCAAACGTCTGGAATTGCATGAGTTCATTTCACTTAAACtaattttaaatgatcatttctccctaattttaaattattctcttcCTTGCCTTAAGAATTTCCTTGGGTTTCTCTTTTTATACCAACCTCCTGTCTTCAGTAGTGTCAACAAGATCTTTTATCCCGAAAACACAAATATCAATTACATGAGTCCTTTTGCTTCTAATGTTGTTTTTCTTAAACAATAGATGAGGTCACTGTCCAAAACAgtggttttcatttcttatctTCCTATTAGAATCACGAGAAGAACTCTGAATAAAAATACCAATACCCAGGCCACACCCAAGACATCTTTGAAGGTTGAAATCTCTGAGCCTTGGACCCGAgcataagaatttctttttaaagttcccAGATAATTCCACTGTGCAACCATAGTTGAGAACCAAAGCTCTTGGCACACTTAACCGCTGAGTTACAAAGAGACAGTGGTGTGACAGGTAcaggggagggatggggaagagTAGTAAGAGAAAGTGAACCCCAAATTTAGATTTCACTATGGCTTACGAAGTTAtacatttgtaaaattttttcCCTGTCCTGTCTTTTATTGTGATTAATGCAGCAAATTCAAGCGAGAAGAAAAAGTGCTTGTTCTATTTTTCTAAGTGATTTCCTAAGTGGTTTCCTGTGGTGGTGGGATGTGAAGAGAAGGTGGAAGGTGGCTGGGATCCATGGAATGAAAGGAATGGGTGGGAAAATTAAACCTCCATTAAAGAGGTAAGTAAGGGAAGGCAAGAAAAGGTCTAGGGGGCCAAGGTGCAACTGCATGGGCAGGGGACACTATCTAATTGCAAGGACACTGGGTAAACAATCCGCTCATGTACTTGACTCTGCCACAATACTGTAGTTGCACTGAATTTTCTCAACACAAATTGCTTACAAAAATTTCCAAATTGAGTATTTAattgatcaaaaataaaaaggtgatgTTGAAAAGCAAATTTATGTCCTATATGTGCCACAACACCCTGTCATCTggataaagagagaaatattGGTTTGACTGAGGAAACCTGGCCTAAGTTGATAGAGATGTTGTTCACTTTTTGTAACATAAATATATCatctttctgttctttcatttcctgAATACTTCCCTTCATAAGATGTGATTTTGTTCAGGTActtctttaaaataactattgCTGAGTTCTGAACTGATACTGGAAAAATACCAGATTATTTGAGAGAgagtggggaagggaaagagaaacagacacagagagaaataTCTTGGTATTACATAAGGCAATTGTGATTGTTTTCCAGTGATTTAAAAATCAGTGTCCTAATGATTTCAATTTACCTTTTCTGCCAGATCCTGAATAattgcctggaaattgtgaagcAGCCTTCCTGTAGCAAATTCTAATTTGTCAATGTCGTGGTTAGATACTAATCATTTActaatatagatagatagatagatagatagatagatatagatatgcatacatgtatatacacatacatgtacatacatataattaATTCATTAGTGACTAAACCACAGTCTTCAAGTAATTAGCAATGTTTTACGAACTGTAAAAACTAAATGATAAACTATCATATAATTTCTAAATCATTACTACTTCTTGGCACCCTTTTTTTATATTACTAGTTTGCTaatgaaaaaatagtttttaaaaccctgatatttctttttaaacataacTAAGCATTAAGCAGACTAATTTATAACATGTCTTTGAGAAATTATCACTTCTTCATGAGCTTGAACATCATATTCTAAATTCTGCATTCTATGTTCTTACtcctatatttattaatttctttgtattatcttcattttaaggCAAATGAATATTAATTTGTTAGCATGAGCATTTTTCTAAGAAGAGTCTGActtctaaaatttaattatttttcttttctcatattcAAGGATTTCCTGTTTTGAAGAAAAGATCATGAATTTtactacacagcaatagtaagtttgttttaaatactttaaaatattaattcagaattttttggGAGACAAATATAAATGCAATTTGCCACATTTAATACAAAGTTATCCTGTGAACACatagttcattttcttttggacTGCTTTCCTGCTTGGTGTTCAGGCAGGGCCCTCACAAAGAGAAAAAGTGtcagtaacttttaaaaacacacacacacctttactTTGATAGTTAAGCAACAAAGATAGTAGGAAAGaccaaaggaagaaacaaaacccTTCCTGCAGAAGCAGATGCACTAGGAAACTCAATTAGTTCACTgctttttataagtatttttctcCACTGGGAACAGTTTTCTGAGTCTCCTCAGCTCTCCAGCCCGAGATAGTCCTaaccagattttcttttctttttttcttttatgcctgTGACATCGAAAGTTGTCAGGAAAGGACTGTTTGGTATATTTCACTGAGGGTTTTCTATTTTCAGTAAGTTGTACTGTTCTACAGACCGCTCCTGATTGTCTCTAGATACACAGAGTCACTAGCATCCCACAGGACCCTCCAAAATGGACCTAGGTAGAATTTCACGTTTATCTTTAGACCCCAGGTTTAAAAGGTCTGTTTAGTGGTAAAAGAAAGGATCTCTCTTAGCATCTTTGGAGGGGCTAAGAGACCCCTCCCCTCGACTTCCTAACAAAAGTCATTACATCTAAGTTTTTGCTGCAGCTCAGACCGTCGCTGACCGTGTGCGGGAGTAGGTGGATCCTCGCTGCCCACGGGCTTTCACGGAAGGAAAAGTTAACTTTCTCTACTGCTTGCATTTCTCCAAATCCCGTCCTGTAAGCGCCAGACCCGGCTGAGTCTGGGCCTCAAAATCTGAGGCCAGACAAGATAGGTGTGTAAAGAGATTTTTGGGGGGCACGACTGATTTTCACTTGCACAAACCCACCCTAAGGACCGGATACCTGGGGCTCCCTGATGAACTCACTCTGGGTTTGAGTACAGCTTTCGATGCCTGTCCCCTCCTAGCAACCGGAACCCATTCCGAACTATTCCGCACGGGTCTAACCCTATGCTGTCTCCAAATCTCCAGGGCTCCGCAGGAGCAAGGCATTCTTCGCTGGAGCCCCTGGGCACCAGGGGCGGACGTCCTTACCTTGGGGTTGGTAAGGAGCTGATGCTCGTCGCTGTGCAGTAGCGCCCTGGAGTTGGATTCCGAGTTGTTCACGTAGACCTGGACGCAGGGGTATTGCGAGGTGCCCCTGCAGTCGGCGCCACAGGTGAAGGTGCACTCGAACACCTCGCTGATCTGCTGCACCGACAGCACCGTGCAGTTGGCGGCCGTGGCTTGCAGATCCTGCAGCGCGGGACTGAGCCAGCAGAAGCCAAAGATGAAGAGCGACACGACGCCGGAGATAATGAGAAACAAGCCGAGCCGGATGCTCTTGTCCTCGGCTTCCGTGTACTCGTAAGCCACCCGGAGCTTCGCCATCGCCCCCCACTCTCGGCGGCTGGCGCgctccccccgccccctcccgccCCCGGCGCCGAGCCCGACTGCCTCGGGCGGGAGGagccgccgccgccaccaccaCTGCCGCCGCCGCGCGACAGCAGGGGAGTGGGCGGCGAGGGGGAGCGCGCGAGAACAAAGGGGCCGAGGCCGGCGACGCCCCCGGCGGCGGCAGCGCCCCCCGCCCCGGCCCAGCCGCCGCCCGGCCCCGGTGCGGCAGCGGCTTCAGAGCCTCCAGTACCCTCGGGCGCAGGGAGCGCACGGACCGCTCCAGCCTCCAGCGCCCCCTGCCAGCCTCCGCCCCCGCGCTCTCCGCGCCTCCCCAACCCCGCCTCCTCTCGCCGTGTGTCTCCCAGTCTCCATCGCCCGCCGGCCGCTTTTCCGCGGACTCGCTGGCAGCTGTACTAGGGTAGGAGCAGCCGGGCTGGGACGAGCCCGGGGGCTCCCCGGTAAGGGAGCTGCTCCGCCCCGCCCGCCGCCGACCCAGGCCCTCCTgctccgccccgccccgcccgggGCGTCGCCTGTAGGCGTACACCCGGGACAGCGGCTACTTGCTTTCCAAATCCTCTCCAAATCCCCTGGGAGAGACATCCTAGATGAAAGCTTAGGTTCAGTAGCCTAACCCAGGTGAAagttaaagggggaaaaaaaaaaaaagaaaagaaaagaaaagaggggacTGACGTAGTGCAAGTGGAGCGGCGGGAATCTTGAACTCCAAAAAGGATTGGTCAGTTTGCCGGGAGAGTGAGCCAGCTGCCAAGTAGCGGTGCTCTGGGGAGGCCCATGGGAGGCGATGTGGGAGGGAGGACAGCCGCGCAGCCAAGCCGAGTGGACGGAGATGAAAGCCCACCGGCGACCGGCGTGAGTTGGGGTACGCCCCGGGAGGCCCCTGCAGGTATCCACGCCGCGCGCCGCTATGGGAGGTGTGACCCAGCCGCTCCCACGCCGCAGGGGCGAGCGCACTAACGGTCCTGCCGCGGACGCCCGCCCTCCCTCCTAACCGCCTTAACAAGGGCCGCGTTCTGCGGCCCCAGCCGGGCCCAGAGGATGGCAGGATCCGAGCAAGATAGGCTGAGTAGGGCGGAGTCTGCTGTAGAGGCAAAGCGCGTGCGGGCAGGATTCCTCGACTGGCAACATCAGGAAACT
This window encodes:
- the Kcnmb4 gene encoding calcium-activated potassium channel subunit beta-4, with amino-acid sequence MAKLRVAYEYTEAEDKSIRLGLFLIISGVVSLFIFGFCWLSPALQDLQATAANCTVLSVQQISEVFECTFTCGADCRGTSQYPCVQVYVNNSESNSRALLHSDEHQLLTNPKCSYIPPCKRENQKNLESVMNWQQYWKDEIGSQPFTCYFNQYQRPDDVLLHRTHDEIVLLHCFLWPLVTFVVGVLIVVLTICAKSLAVKAEAMKKRKFS